Proteins encoded by one window of Musa acuminata AAA Group cultivar baxijiao chromosome BXJ2-9, Cavendish_Baxijiao_AAA, whole genome shotgun sequence:
- the LOC135623410 gene encoding pre-mRNA cleavage factor Im 25 kDa subunit 2-like isoform X2, whose translation MVTSPVVNTYPLSNYTFGTKEPKMEKDTSVADRLARMKVNYMKEGMRTSVEGILLVQEHNHPHILLLQIGNTFCKLPGGRLKPGENEMEGLKRKLCSKLAANSSSFQPNWQIGECVATWWRPNFETAMYPYCPPHITKPKECKKLFLVHLSEREYFAVPKNLKLLAVPLFELYDNVQRYGPVISTIPQQLSRFQFNMVTS comes from the exons atggtgacctcgccggtggtgaACACGTACCCACTCTCGAACTACACCTTCGGGACGAAGGAGCCTAAAATGGAGAAGGACACCTCCGTCGCCGATCGCCTTGCCCGCATGAAGGTCAA CTATATGAAAGAAGGCATGCGGACAAGTGTTGAAGGAATTTTATTG GTCCAGGAGCACAATCATCCCCATATACTTCTACTGCAAATAGGAAATACTTTTTGTAAACTTCCTGGTGGACGTCTGAAGCCTGGAGAGAATG AAATGGAGGGTCTGAAACGAAAGCTTTGTAGCAAACTTGCTGCAAATTCATCTTCCTTTCAGCCAAACTGGCAG ATCGGGGAGTGTGTTGCTACCTGGTGGAGGCCGAACTTTGAAACAGCAATGTACCCTTACTGTCCACCTCACATAACTAAGCCCAAG GAATGTAAGAAGCTCTTCCTCGTTCACCTGTCAGAAAGAGAGTATTTTGCTGTTCCAAAAAACTTGAAGCTGCTTGCTGTTCCACTGTTTGAACTCTATGACAATGTTCAG AGATATGGTCCTGTTATATCTACAATTCCGCAACAATTGTCAAGGTTCCAGTTCAACATGGTTACATCCTAA
- the LOC135623410 gene encoding pre-mRNA cleavage factor Im 25 kDa subunit 2-like isoform X1 has translation MVTSPVVNTYPLSNYTFGTKEPKMEKDTSVADRLARMKVKVHYWVQFSAPSVDGDSYSHVETWRLIYSFLCYMKEGMRTSVEGILLVQEHNHPHILLLQIGNTFCKLPGGRLKPGENEMEGLKRKLCSKLAANSSSFQPNWQIGECVATWWRPNFETAMYPYCPPHITKPKECKKLFLVHLSEREYFAVPKNLKLLAVPLFELYDNVQRYGPVISTIPQQLSRFQFNMVTS, from the exons atggtgacctcgccggtggtgaACACGTACCCACTCTCGAACTACACCTTCGGGACGAAGGAGCCTAAAATGGAGAAGGACACCTCCGTCGCCGATCGCCTTGCCCGCATGAAGGTCAA AGTCCATTATTGGGTCCAATTTTCTGCGCCTTCTGTCGATGGGGATTCGTACTCTCATGTCGAGACTTGGAGGCTAATATACTCATTTTTGTG CTATATGAAAGAAGGCATGCGGACAAGTGTTGAAGGAATTTTATTG GTCCAGGAGCACAATCATCCCCATATACTTCTACTGCAAATAGGAAATACTTTTTGTAAACTTCCTGGTGGACGTCTGAAGCCTGGAGAGAATG AAATGGAGGGTCTGAAACGAAAGCTTTGTAGCAAACTTGCTGCAAATTCATCTTCCTTTCAGCCAAACTGGCAG ATCGGGGAGTGTGTTGCTACCTGGTGGAGGCCGAACTTTGAAACAGCAATGTACCCTTACTGTCCACCTCACATAACTAAGCCCAAG GAATGTAAGAAGCTCTTCCTCGTTCACCTGTCAGAAAGAGAGTATTTTGCTGTTCCAAAAAACTTGAAGCTGCTTGCTGTTCCACTGTTTGAACTCTATGACAATGTTCAG AGATATGGTCCTGTTATATCTACAATTCCGCAACAATTGTCAAGGTTCCAGTTCAACATGGTTACATCCTAA